In the Helianthus annuus cultivar XRQ/B chromosome 11, HanXRQr2.0-SUNRISE, whole genome shotgun sequence genome, one interval contains:
- the LOC118484028 gene encoding secreted RxLR effector protein 161-like, with the protein MVVRSLNVENDPFRPCGDNKEVLGREVPYLSAIGALMYLTNFTRPDISFAVNLLARFSSAPSKRHWNGIKHIFRYLRGTFDLGLFYPNDSKEGLVGYADAGYLSNPHKAKSQTGYVFKNGGTAKSQTGYVFKNGGTAISWRSQKQTLVATSSNHAEVIALASRECVWLRSMSQHIVTSCGLEKDRSPTPIHEDNAACVSKMKEGYIKSDRTKHIPPRFFCIYSGPY; encoded by the coding sequence ATGGTCGTTAGATCACTTAATGTCGAAAATGATCCATTTCGTCCTTGTGGGGACAACAAAGAAGTTCTTGGTCGAGAAGTACCATACCTCAGTGCAATTGGAGCACTTATGTATCTTACGAATTTTACGAGACCTGACATTTCTTTTGCAGTGAACTTGTTGGCAAGATTTAGTTCAGCTCCTAGTAAAAGGCACTGGAATGGGATTAAACATATTTTTCGATATCTTCGAGGTACTTTTGATTTAGGCTTGTTTTATCCCAACGATTCAAAAGAAGGGTTAGTTGGTTATGCAGATGCAGGTTATTTATCTAATCCTCATAAAGCAAAATCTCAAACTGGATATGTGTTTAAGAACGGAGGAACTGCAAAATCTCAAACTGGATATGTATTTAAGAACGGAGGAACTGCGATTTCATGGCGTTCTCAGAAACAAACACTTGTCGCAACATCCTCAAATCATGCTGAAGTCATTGCACTAGCTTCCAGAGAATGTGTATGGCTAAGATCTATGTCACAACACATAGTGACTTCTTGTGGACTAGAGAAAGATCGAAGTCCAACTCCTATCCATGAAGATAATGCCGCTTGTGTCTCTAAAATGAAAGAAGGGTATATCAAAAGTGACAGAACAAAACATATACCACCAAGATTTTTTTGCATATACTCGGGACCTTATTAA